One Artemia franciscana chromosome 15, ASM3288406v1, whole genome shotgun sequence genomic window carries:
- the LOC136036245 gene encoding CCR4-NOT transcription complex subunit 6-like has protein sequence MSESDRKYVDGCAIFYRVAKFSLVSDRLIEFNQLAMANAEGSDDMLNRVMTKDNIGLAAILETNEAAWSNGFPADSKQIHQPLVVCTAHIHWDPEYCDVKLIQTMMLMHELKQFMLESGRNLRKSLDPSTTSFLLCGDLNSLPESGVYDFLTENRILMNHPDFKDFGYKSCLQKVSHSHKNSEYTHAFKLASAYTTDIMPFTNYTYDFKGMIDYIFYSRASMHPLGLLGGIDTEWFRENKILGCPHPHIPSDHFPLLVEFEMDSSNQSGINNSLIIPRR, from the exons ATGTCCGAATCAGACAGGAAATATGTTGATGGATGTGCAATCTTCTACCGAGTTGCCAA ATTTTCTTTGGTATCAGATCGACTTATTGAATTCAATCAGTTAGCAATGGCGAATGCTGAAGGTTCCGACGACATGTTAAATAGAGTCATGACCAAAGACAATATTGGACTTGCTGCCATTTTGGAAACGAACGAAGCCGCCTGGAGTAATG GTTTCCCAGCGGACTCAAAGCAGATTCATCAGCCTCTTGTTGTCTGCACAGCTCATATTCACTGGGATCCAGAATACTGTGATGTTAAATTGATTCAGACGATGATGCTTATGCATGAGCTGAAACAGTTTATGTTGGAAAGTGGCCGAAATCTCCGCAAAAGCCTTGACCCGTCCACCACTAGCTTCCTTCTCTGTGGTGATTTGAATTCACTGCCTGAATCAG GGGTTTACGACTTCCTAACAGAaaatcggatattaatgaaccATCCAGACTTCAAGGACTTTGGGTACAAATCTTGCCTGCAGAAAGTGTCACATTCTCATAAGAACTCTGAATACACGCATGCATTTAAGTTGGCGTCTGCCTATACAACTGACATCATGCCTTTTACGAATTACAC TTACGACTTCAAGGGAATGATTGACTACATTTTTTATTCGAGAGCCAGCATGCATCCACTTGGCTTACTTGGAGGAATCGACACGGAATGGTTTcgtgaaaataaaattcttggcTGTCCTCATCCTCATATACCCTCAG